The window CCCGATGGATACCTTCATCGCGCCGTACAACAACCGAGTGCCTCCTGTGTCTGTCGATCAGACCTTAACCCGGAGCGCCGTCAAAGACCCCGACGACCCTGGTCGGTGTCAGTGCGGTCGCGTACGGTGAAGTACCTGCAACCGACCTCATGAACAGGAGACCGAAGGTGCCGGTCCTTCCTGGAGCCGAGCCGTACCGCCATGAGGGCGGGGAGATCTCCGTTCTCCTCTGCCACGGCTTCACCGGTTCCCCGCAGTCGCTGCGCCCCTGGGCGGAGTATCTCGCCGAGCGCGGTCTGACCGTCTCGCTGCCGCTGCTGCCCGGGCACGGCACCCGCTGGGAGGACCTCCAGCTCACCGGCTGGCAGGACTGGTACGCGGAGGTGGACCGCGAGCTGCGCGCGCTGCGGGAGCGCTCCACGCACGTGTTCGTGGCCGGTCTGTCCATGGGCGGCGCCCTGGCGCTCAGGCTGGCGGCCAAGCACGGGACCGCGATCGACGGCGTGGTCGTCGTCAACCCCGCCAACAAGGTGCACGGCCTGGCCGCGCACGCCCTGCCGGTGGCCCGGCACCTCGTCCGCACGACGAAGGGCATCGCCAGCGACATCGCCAAGGAGGGCAGTCAGGAGCTCGGCTACGCCCGGGTGCCGCTGCACGCGGCGCACTCCCTGCGGAACTTCTTCCGGCTGGTCGACGGCGAGCTGCCGCAGGTCACCCAGCCGCTGCTGCTTCTGCACAGCCCGCAGGACCATGTGGTGCCGCCGGCCGACTCGGCCCGCGTCCTTGGCCGGGTCTCGTCGGCGGACGTGACGGAGATCGTGCTGGAACAGAGCTACCACGTCGCGACGTTGGACCATGACGCGGACCGGATCTTCGAGGAGAGCCACGCGTTCATGACCCGGATCGCACCCAGTCTCGGCAAGGAAGGGACGGCCGTAGGTGGCTGAGCACGACTCCGACCGTGAGGATCGCGAGCCGGACGACCAGGGTGCCCGTTTCGACGAGGACGCCGCCTGGGCGGCCATCGTCGCCGGGTTCGGCGAGGAGCCGCCGGACCCGCCGGGCGCCAAGCCGTTCAAGTCCGTCGAGGATCTGGCGCTGCTGGAGGCCGAGGCCAACGACGACGAGCCCGACAAGGCGGACACGTCCGAGGGCGACACCAAGACCGAGCCGGTCAAGCCGCTGGGCGGCTCCGTCGCCTTCGCGCCCGGGGTCGGCCCGCGCGACTACTCGGCGCCCGAGCCGACGGAAGAGGACTTCGACGAGGACGACGAGGGCCACTTCGTACCGCCG of the Streptomyces sp. NBC_00287 genome contains:
- a CDS encoding alpha/beta hydrolase, with amino-acid sequence MPVLPGAEPYRHEGGEISVLLCHGFTGSPQSLRPWAEYLAERGLTVSLPLLPGHGTRWEDLQLTGWQDWYAEVDRELRALRERSTHVFVAGLSMGGALALRLAAKHGTAIDGVVVVNPANKVHGLAAHALPVARHLVRTTKGIASDIAKEGSQELGYARVPLHAAHSLRNFFRLVDGELPQVTQPLLLLHSPQDHVVPPADSARVLGRVSSADVTEIVLEQSYHVATLDHDADRIFEESHAFMTRIAPSLGKEGTAVGG